A genome region from Salvia splendens isolate huo1 chromosome 19, SspV2, whole genome shotgun sequence includes the following:
- the LOC121779198 gene encoding MLO-like protein 12, translating to MSTITSYKEPRYKSLESTATCAVTIVCFALVVISIRIEHLIHHAELWLKKMRSLPICEALEKIKAELMLLGFISLLLAMTQDKLSYICVPKSVANSWHPCRKTHDRKFNYDPCRAKGKEQLVSKDGVLELRILVFVLALVRVVYCVVTYAFGKLKMRQVLDFKSNETIPQFLQGLIVSVISLITPPIGLVEPREQIAHGLANCLLHPQQICRLRLERHLQSQIASAIRFLHHGSVLSCYSSPTPMGFWMPFISLIIILLVGAKLQVIITKMGTRILEKGHVVQGNLLVRPTKDLFWFRRPQLLLFLIHFVLFENAFQIALLAWSWYKLGYPSCFHENLEDLIIPSVMGVVIQVLCSYVTLPHNSKNHQS from the exons ATGTCTACTATAACCTCGTATAAGGAGCCTAGGTATAAGTCATTGGAGTCGACGGCAACGTGTGCGGTCACCATAGTTTGCTTCGCGTTGGTTGTGATCTCCATCCGCATCGAACACCTCATTCATCACGCTGAACTg TGGTTAAAGAAAATGAGAAGTTTACCGATATGTGAAGCTCTAGAGAAGATCAAAGCAG AGCTTATGTTGCTTGGGTTCATATCGTTACTACTGGCAATGACACAAGACAAACTTTCTTATATTTGTGTCCCAAAAAGTGTTGCAAATTCTTGGCATCCTTGCAGGAAGACACACGACAGAAAATTTAACTATGATCCATGTCGCGCTAag GGCAAGGAACAACTTGTTTCAAAAGATGGGGTCCTGGAACTCCGTATCCTCGTTTTTGTACTCGCACTTGTTCGTGTAGTCTACTGTGTCGTCACTTACGCCTTCGGAAAACTAAAG ATGAGGCA AGTTTTGGACTTTAAGAGCAATGAAACCATCCCGCAGTTCCTTCAAGGTCTGATCGTAAGTGTGATCAGCTTGATCACGCCTCCGATTGGACTCGTCGAGCCTCGAGAACAAATCGCCCATGGCCTTGCGAATTGTCTCCTCCATCCGCAGCAGATCTGCCGATTGAGATTGGAGCGACATCTTCAAAGTCAGATAGCGAGTGCCATCAGAT TCCTGCATCATGGTTCGGTGTTGTCCTGTTACTCCTCACCAACACCAATG GGCTTTTGGATGCCATTCATCTCTCTAATT ATAATACTGTTAGTAGGAGCGAAATTGCAAGTGATCATCACAAAAATGGGAACAAGGATTCTTGAGAAAGGACATGTGGTGCAAGGCAACCTTTTAGTTCGTCCCACCAAAGATCTTTTCTGGTTCCGTCGCCCTCAACTTCTCCTTTTCCTCATCCACTTTGTTCTTTTTGAG AATGCATTTCAGATTGCTCTACTGGCTTGGAGTTGG TATAAATTGGGATATCCATCTTGCTTCCATGAGAATCTTGAGGATTTGATCATACCTAGTGTGATGGG TGTTGTGATACAAGTTTTGTGCAGCTATGTCACACTTCCTCATAATTCGAAAAATCATCAAAGCTAG